A section of the Cervus canadensis isolate Bull #8, Minnesota chromosome 8, ASM1932006v1, whole genome shotgun sequence genome encodes:
- the ENO4 gene encoding enolase 4 isoform X3: MGEEGGGRSCGTTRELQKLKQQAMEYYRENDVPRRLEELLNSTFYLQPADVYGHLNICSVVISTHFEVHENASPELAEAEELERLDAVSTAVQWVNETITEELQGLVPSNQAEVDQVLRTFFENKVQEDKERKELEKNLKDSTVLSPQPPPPPPPPPPPSKKKGQKQGRMETAAEKPIIPAEPPEAVLCGSMAIGAVSLAVAKTSAMLDNNPLYLNIALLKHHQEQPEKLTIPLLMVSLVSCGKSSPGKLNLMKEVICIPHPGLTAKQGVEMLLEIQKHINKAIEMSPPPKPEMKKSHDGGKRGQQQITGKISHLGCLTINYDTIEQPLLLIQGICANLGLELGTNLHLAINCAAHELMDYSKGKYEVMMGTYKSAAEMVDLYVDLINKFPSIIALIDPFRKEDSEQWDSIYNALGSRCYIIAGTASQSISKLLEEGNVSILKYSGLIIRHTNQTTMSDLVEITSLIHGKKHIAVFGSTEGESSDDSLVDLAVGLGVRFIKLGGLSRGERVTKYNRLITIEEELGQNGTLGFNEEHTFFYWNKEAEKAGELPEVPEPIFPTEVAEELAKL, translated from the exons AACATATGTTCTGTGGTGATCTCAACTCACTTTGAAGTCCACGAGAACGCTTCACCTGAGCTAGCTGAAGCCGAGGAATTGGAAAGGTTGGATGCTGTCAGCACCGCAGTGCAGTGGGTCAACGAAACCATCACTGAGGAGCTCCAGGGCCTAGTGCCCTCCAACCAGGCTGAGGTGGATCAGGTGCTCAG gacattctttgaaaataaagtacaagaagataaggagagaaaagaattggaaaagaacctaaaagaCTCAACAGTGCTTTCACCccagccaccaccacccccacctcctcctccacctccatccaagaaaaaaggacaaaagcAAG gaaGGATGGAGACTGCTGCAGAAAAACCAATTATACCTGCAGAACCTCCTGAGGCTGTCCTCTGTGGCAGCATGGCCATAGGGGCTGTGTCACTGGCTGTTGCCAAAACCAGTGCCATGCTGGACAATAATCCTCTCTACCTGAACATTGCATTATTGAAGCACCACCAG GAACAGCCAGAAAAGCTAACTATACCTCTTCTGATGGTGTCGCTGGTCAGCTGTGGGAAgtcatcacctgggaagctgaattTGATGAAAGAAGTGATCTGTATACCCCATCCTGGATTAACAGCTAAACAA GGTGTGGAGATGCTTCTGGAAATTCAGAAACACATCAACAAAGCAATTGAAATG TCCCCTCCTCCAAAGCCAGAGATGAAAAAAAGTCATGATGGAGGCAAAAGAGGCCAA CAGCAGATCACCGGCAAGATCTCCCATCTTGGCTGTTTAACCATTAATTACGACACTATAGAGCAGCCACTGCTCCTCATACAAGGAATCTGTGCAAACCTGGGGCTAGAATTGGGAACAAACCTGCATCTAGCCATCAACTGTGCTGCACATGAGCTGATGGACTAT agtaaaggaaaatatgaagTGATGATGGGGACCTACAAAAGTGCAGCTGAGATGGTTGACCTGTATGTGGATCTGATCAACAAGTTCCCTTCAATTATTGCCTTAATTGACCCTTTCAGGAAGGAG GACTCTGAACAGTGGGACAGCATCTATAATGCTCTTGGTTCCAGGTGTTACATAATTGCGGGCACCGCATCCCAAAGCATCTCTaagctgctggaggagggcaacgTCAGCATCCTCAAATACAGCGGGCTGATCATAAGACACACCAACCAAACCACCATGTCAGACCTGGTGGAAATAACCAGCCTCATCCACG GTAAGAAGCACATCGCTGTCTTTGGAAGCACAGAAGGAGAGTCATCTGATGACAGCCTTGTCGATTTG GCTGTTGGACTTGGTGTCCGGTTTATCAAGTTGGGAGGTCTTTCTCGTGGCGAACGGGTGACTAAGTACAACCGCCTCATTACTATAGAGGAAGAACTTGGCCAGAATGGAACACTGG GCTTCAATGAAGAACACACATTTTTCTACTGGAATAAGGAAGCTGAAAAGGCTGGTGAGCTGCCCGAGGTCCCTGAGCCCATCTTCCCCACAGAAGTTGCAGAGGAACTTGCCAAACTTTGA
- the ENO4 gene encoding enolase 4 isoform X2, whose product MGEEGGGRSCGTTRELQKLKQQAMEYYRENDVPRRLEELLNSTFYLQPADVYGHLANCFSKLAKPPTICKVVGKNVLDGLGLPTLQVEIFCTIQNFPKNICSVVISTHFEVHENASPELAEAEELERLDAVSTAVQWVNETITEELQGLVPSNQAEVDQVLRTFFENKVQEDKERKELEKNLKDSTVLSPQPPPPPPPPPPPSKKKGQKQGRMETAAEKPIIPAEPPEAVLCGSMAIGAVSLAVAKTSAMLDNNPLYLNIALLKHHQEQPEKLTIPLLMVSLVSCGKSSPGKLNLMKEVICIPHPGLTAKQSPPPKPEMKKSHDGGKRGQQQITGKISHLGCLTINYDTIEQPLLLIQGICANLGLELGTNLHLAINCAAHELMDYSKGKYEVMMGTYKSAAEMVDLYVDLINKFPSIIALIDPFRKEDSEQWDSIYNALGSRCYIIAGTASQSISKLLEEGNVSILKYSGLIIRHTNQTTMSDLVEITSLIHGKKHIAVFGSTEGESSDDSLVDLAVGLGVRFIKLGGLSRGERVTKYNRLITIEEELGQNGTLGFNEEHTFFYWNKEAEKAGELPEVPEPIFPTEVAEELAKL is encoded by the exons gcAAACTGCTTTTCTAAACTTGCAAAACCTCCCACCATATGCAAAGTCGTGGGGAAAAATGTGCTGGATGGACTTGGGCTTCCAACGCTCCAAGTGGAAATATTCTGCACCATTCAAAATTTTCCCAAG AACATATGTTCTGTGGTGATCTCAACTCACTTTGAAGTCCACGAGAACGCTTCACCTGAGCTAGCTGAAGCCGAGGAATTGGAAAGGTTGGATGCTGTCAGCACCGCAGTGCAGTGGGTCAACGAAACCATCACTGAGGAGCTCCAGGGCCTAGTGCCCTCCAACCAGGCTGAGGTGGATCAGGTGCTCAG gacattctttgaaaataaagtacaagaagataaggagagaaaagaattggaaaagaacctaaaagaCTCAACAGTGCTTTCACCccagccaccaccacccccacctcctcctccacctccatccaagaaaaaaggacaaaagcAAG gaaGGATGGAGACTGCTGCAGAAAAACCAATTATACCTGCAGAACCTCCTGAGGCTGTCCTCTGTGGCAGCATGGCCATAGGGGCTGTGTCACTGGCTGTTGCCAAAACCAGTGCCATGCTGGACAATAATCCTCTCTACCTGAACATTGCATTATTGAAGCACCACCAG GAACAGCCAGAAAAGCTAACTATACCTCTTCTGATGGTGTCGCTGGTCAGCTGTGGGAAgtcatcacctgggaagctgaattTGATGAAAGAAGTGATCTGTATACCCCATCCTGGATTAACAGCTAAACAA TCCCCTCCTCCAAAGCCAGAGATGAAAAAAAGTCATGATGGAGGCAAAAGAGGCCAA CAGCAGATCACCGGCAAGATCTCCCATCTTGGCTGTTTAACCATTAATTACGACACTATAGAGCAGCCACTGCTCCTCATACAAGGAATCTGTGCAAACCTGGGGCTAGAATTGGGAACAAACCTGCATCTAGCCATCAACTGTGCTGCACATGAGCTGATGGACTAT agtaaaggaaaatatgaagTGATGATGGGGACCTACAAAAGTGCAGCTGAGATGGTTGACCTGTATGTGGATCTGATCAACAAGTTCCCTTCAATTATTGCCTTAATTGACCCTTTCAGGAAGGAG GACTCTGAACAGTGGGACAGCATCTATAATGCTCTTGGTTCCAGGTGTTACATAATTGCGGGCACCGCATCCCAAAGCATCTCTaagctgctggaggagggcaacgTCAGCATCCTCAAATACAGCGGGCTGATCATAAGACACACCAACCAAACCACCATGTCAGACCTGGTGGAAATAACCAGCCTCATCCACG GTAAGAAGCACATCGCTGTCTTTGGAAGCACAGAAGGAGAGTCATCTGATGACAGCCTTGTCGATTTG GCTGTTGGACTTGGTGTCCGGTTTATCAAGTTGGGAGGTCTTTCTCGTGGCGAACGGGTGACTAAGTACAACCGCCTCATTACTATAGAGGAAGAACTTGGCCAGAATGGAACACTGG GCTTCAATGAAGAACACACATTTTTCTACTGGAATAAGGAAGCTGAAAAGGCTGGTGAGCTGCCCGAGGTCCCTGAGCCCATCTTCCCCACAGAAGTTGCAGAGGAACTTGCCAAACTTTGA
- the ENO4 gene encoding enolase 4 isoform X1, which yields MGEEGGGRSCGTTRELQKLKQQAMEYYRENDVPRRLEELLNSTFYLQPADVYGHLANCFSKLAKPPTICKVVGKNVLDGLGLPTLQVEIFCTIQNFPKNICSVVISTHFEVHENASPELAEAEELERLDAVSTAVQWVNETITEELQGLVPSNQAEVDQVLRTFFENKVQEDKERKELEKNLKDSTVLSPQPPPPPPPPPPPSKKKGQKQGRMETAAEKPIIPAEPPEAVLCGSMAIGAVSLAVAKTSAMLDNNPLYLNIALLKHHQEQPEKLTIPLLMVSLVSCGKSSPGKLNLMKEVICIPHPGLTAKQGVEMLLEIQKHINKAIEMSPPPKPEMKKSHDGGKRGQQQITGKISHLGCLTINYDTIEQPLLLIQGICANLGLELGTNLHLAINCAAHELMDYSKGKYEVMMGTYKSAAEMVDLYVDLINKFPSIIALIDPFRKEDSEQWDSIYNALGSRCYIIAGTASQSISKLLEEGNVSILKYSGLIIRHTNQTTMSDLVEITSLIHGKKHIAVFGSTEGESSDDSLVDLAVGLGVRFIKLGGLSRGERVTKYNRLITIEEELGQNGTLGFNEEHTFFYWNKEAEKAGELPEVPEPIFPTEVAEELAKL from the exons gcAAACTGCTTTTCTAAACTTGCAAAACCTCCCACCATATGCAAAGTCGTGGGGAAAAATGTGCTGGATGGACTTGGGCTTCCAACGCTCCAAGTGGAAATATTCTGCACCATTCAAAATTTTCCCAAG AACATATGTTCTGTGGTGATCTCAACTCACTTTGAAGTCCACGAGAACGCTTCACCTGAGCTAGCTGAAGCCGAGGAATTGGAAAGGTTGGATGCTGTCAGCACCGCAGTGCAGTGGGTCAACGAAACCATCACTGAGGAGCTCCAGGGCCTAGTGCCCTCCAACCAGGCTGAGGTGGATCAGGTGCTCAG gacattctttgaaaataaagtacaagaagataaggagagaaaagaattggaaaagaacctaaaagaCTCAACAGTGCTTTCACCccagccaccaccacccccacctcctcctccacctccatccaagaaaaaaggacaaaagcAAG gaaGGATGGAGACTGCTGCAGAAAAACCAATTATACCTGCAGAACCTCCTGAGGCTGTCCTCTGTGGCAGCATGGCCATAGGGGCTGTGTCACTGGCTGTTGCCAAAACCAGTGCCATGCTGGACAATAATCCTCTCTACCTGAACATTGCATTATTGAAGCACCACCAG GAACAGCCAGAAAAGCTAACTATACCTCTTCTGATGGTGTCGCTGGTCAGCTGTGGGAAgtcatcacctgggaagctgaattTGATGAAAGAAGTGATCTGTATACCCCATCCTGGATTAACAGCTAAACAA GGTGTGGAGATGCTTCTGGAAATTCAGAAACACATCAACAAAGCAATTGAAATG TCCCCTCCTCCAAAGCCAGAGATGAAAAAAAGTCATGATGGAGGCAAAAGAGGCCAA CAGCAGATCACCGGCAAGATCTCCCATCTTGGCTGTTTAACCATTAATTACGACACTATAGAGCAGCCACTGCTCCTCATACAAGGAATCTGTGCAAACCTGGGGCTAGAATTGGGAACAAACCTGCATCTAGCCATCAACTGTGCTGCACATGAGCTGATGGACTAT agtaaaggaaaatatgaagTGATGATGGGGACCTACAAAAGTGCAGCTGAGATGGTTGACCTGTATGTGGATCTGATCAACAAGTTCCCTTCAATTATTGCCTTAATTGACCCTTTCAGGAAGGAG GACTCTGAACAGTGGGACAGCATCTATAATGCTCTTGGTTCCAGGTGTTACATAATTGCGGGCACCGCATCCCAAAGCATCTCTaagctgctggaggagggcaacgTCAGCATCCTCAAATACAGCGGGCTGATCATAAGACACACCAACCAAACCACCATGTCAGACCTGGTGGAAATAACCAGCCTCATCCACG GTAAGAAGCACATCGCTGTCTTTGGAAGCACAGAAGGAGAGTCATCTGATGACAGCCTTGTCGATTTG GCTGTTGGACTTGGTGTCCGGTTTATCAAGTTGGGAGGTCTTTCTCGTGGCGAACGGGTGACTAAGTACAACCGCCTCATTACTATAGAGGAAGAACTTGGCCAGAATGGAACACTGG GCTTCAATGAAGAACACACATTTTTCTACTGGAATAAGGAAGCTGAAAAGGCTGGTGAGCTGCCCGAGGTCCCTGAGCCCATCTTCCCCACAGAAGTTGCAGAGGAACTTGCCAAACTTTGA
- the ENO4 gene encoding enolase 4 isoform X4: MGEEGGGRSCGTTRELQKLKQQAMEYYRENDVPRRLEELLNSTFYLQPADVYGHLANCFSKLAKPPTICKVVGKNVLDGLGLPTLQVEIFCTIQNFPKNICSVVISTHFEVHENASPELAEAEELERLDAVSTAVQWVNETITEELQGLVPSNQAEVDQVLRTFFENKVQEDKERKELEKNLKDSTVLSPQPPPPPPPPPPPSKKKGQKQGRMETAAEKPIIPAEPPEAVLCGSMAIGAVSLAVAKTSAMLDNNPLYLNIALLKHHQEQPEKLTIPLLMVSLVSCGKSSPGKLNLMKEVICIPHPGLTAKQGVEMLLEIQKHINKAIEMSPPPKPEMKKSHDGGKRGQSKGKYEVMMGTYKSAAEMVDLYVDLINKFPSIIALIDPFRKEDSEQWDSIYNALGSRCYIIAGTASQSISKLLEEGNVSILKYSGLIIRHTNQTTMSDLVEITSLIHGKKHIAVFGSTEGESSDDSLVDLAVGLGVRFIKLGGLSRGERVTKYNRLITIEEELGQNGTLGFNEEHTFFYWNKEAEKAGELPEVPEPIFPTEVAEELAKL; this comes from the exons gcAAACTGCTTTTCTAAACTTGCAAAACCTCCCACCATATGCAAAGTCGTGGGGAAAAATGTGCTGGATGGACTTGGGCTTCCAACGCTCCAAGTGGAAATATTCTGCACCATTCAAAATTTTCCCAAG AACATATGTTCTGTGGTGATCTCAACTCACTTTGAAGTCCACGAGAACGCTTCACCTGAGCTAGCTGAAGCCGAGGAATTGGAAAGGTTGGATGCTGTCAGCACCGCAGTGCAGTGGGTCAACGAAACCATCACTGAGGAGCTCCAGGGCCTAGTGCCCTCCAACCAGGCTGAGGTGGATCAGGTGCTCAG gacattctttgaaaataaagtacaagaagataaggagagaaaagaattggaaaagaacctaaaagaCTCAACAGTGCTTTCACCccagccaccaccacccccacctcctcctccacctccatccaagaaaaaaggacaaaagcAAG gaaGGATGGAGACTGCTGCAGAAAAACCAATTATACCTGCAGAACCTCCTGAGGCTGTCCTCTGTGGCAGCATGGCCATAGGGGCTGTGTCACTGGCTGTTGCCAAAACCAGTGCCATGCTGGACAATAATCCTCTCTACCTGAACATTGCATTATTGAAGCACCACCAG GAACAGCCAGAAAAGCTAACTATACCTCTTCTGATGGTGTCGCTGGTCAGCTGTGGGAAgtcatcacctgggaagctgaattTGATGAAAGAAGTGATCTGTATACCCCATCCTGGATTAACAGCTAAACAA GGTGTGGAGATGCTTCTGGAAATTCAGAAACACATCAACAAAGCAATTGAAATG TCCCCTCCTCCAAAGCCAGAGATGAAAAAAAGTCATGATGGAGGCAAAAGAGGCCAA agtaaaggaaaatatgaagTGATGATGGGGACCTACAAAAGTGCAGCTGAGATGGTTGACCTGTATGTGGATCTGATCAACAAGTTCCCTTCAATTATTGCCTTAATTGACCCTTTCAGGAAGGAG GACTCTGAACAGTGGGACAGCATCTATAATGCTCTTGGTTCCAGGTGTTACATAATTGCGGGCACCGCATCCCAAAGCATCTCTaagctgctggaggagggcaacgTCAGCATCCTCAAATACAGCGGGCTGATCATAAGACACACCAACCAAACCACCATGTCAGACCTGGTGGAAATAACCAGCCTCATCCACG GTAAGAAGCACATCGCTGTCTTTGGAAGCACAGAAGGAGAGTCATCTGATGACAGCCTTGTCGATTTG GCTGTTGGACTTGGTGTCCGGTTTATCAAGTTGGGAGGTCTTTCTCGTGGCGAACGGGTGACTAAGTACAACCGCCTCATTACTATAGAGGAAGAACTTGGCCAGAATGGAACACTGG GCTTCAATGAAGAACACACATTTTTCTACTGGAATAAGGAAGCTGAAAAGGCTGGTGAGCTGCCCGAGGTCCCTGAGCCCATCTTCCCCACAGAAGTTGCAGAGGAACTTGCCAAACTTTGA